In a genomic window of Shouchella clausii:
- a CDS encoding gallidermin/nisin family lantibiotic, translating to MEKAFDLDLEVVHTKAKDVEPDFTSVSFCTPGCGETGSFNSFCC from the coding sequence ATGGAAAAAGCATTTGACTTGGATTTGGAAGTAGTACACACGAAAGCGAAGGATGTAGAACCAGATTTCACAAGCGTTAGTTTCTGTACTCCTGGTTGCGGGGAAACAGGTAGCTTTAATAGCTTCTGCTGCTAA
- a CDS encoding ABC transporter permease: MGPFLLKRLAQIIPVLFIISFVIFALVYIAGNPVALMLPDDASQEEIDQLTASLGLDRPFIVQYGNYLLHLMQGDFGDSFRYNTSALPLVLERLPATLELAVAALTLAVCIAIPLGIWSATKQNSPLDLIAAGGAVLGKAMPNFWLGIMLILLFSVTLGWLPVSGRGTFAHLLLPAITLATGIAAEMTRLLRSNMIEILSQDYIRTARSKGIRETLVVYKHALRNSLIPLVTITALQTSTVVGGTLITETVFSWPGIGQLLIQAVNTRDMAIVQACVFVIAFLVIAMNLLADVLYRFLDPRIKYD, translated from the coding sequence ATGGGCCCTTTTTTACTGAAGCGCTTGGCACAAATCATTCCAGTGCTATTCATTATTTCGTTTGTCATTTTCGCGCTCGTCTACATAGCCGGCAACCCTGTAGCGCTCATGTTGCCGGATGATGCGTCCCAAGAGGAGATAGACCAATTGACGGCCTCGCTTGGTTTAGATAGGCCGTTTATTGTCCAGTACGGCAACTATCTCCTTCATCTTATGCAAGGTGATTTTGGTGATTCATTCCGCTACAACACAAGCGCATTGCCTCTTGTGCTTGAGCGGCTTCCTGCGACGTTGGAACTAGCTGTCGCCGCTTTAACGCTAGCTGTATGTATTGCGATTCCACTCGGGATTTGGTCGGCGACCAAGCAAAACTCACCGTTAGACTTGATAGCAGCAGGTGGGGCAGTGCTTGGCAAAGCGATGCCTAATTTTTGGCTTGGCATCATGTTGATCTTGCTTTTTTCCGTTACACTCGGCTGGTTGCCTGTTTCAGGAAGAGGGACGTTCGCCCATTTACTATTGCCTGCCATCACACTGGCAACAGGGATAGCGGCAGAAATGACGAGGCTGCTCCGTTCGAACATGATTGAAATTTTAAGCCAAGATTATATTCGCACCGCCAGAAGCAAAGGAATCCGTGAAACGTTGGTCGTTTACAAGCATGCCCTTCGCAACTCGCTCATTCCACTCGTCACGATCACTGCTTTGCAAACATCGACTGTGGTCGGCGGTACATTGATTACAGAAACGGTCTTCTCGTGGCCAGGAATCGGGCAGTTGCTCATCCAAGCCGTCAATACGAGAGACATGGCGATTGTACAAGCATGCGTGTTCGTGATCGCCTTTCTTGTGATCGCAATGAATTTGCTTGCAGACGTGCTTTACCGGTTCCTTGATCCACGGATTAAATACGACTAG
- a CDS encoding helix-turn-helix domain-containing protein: MMDNRIGMEIRNLRKKLGMSQENISSSVVSQSAISKIENGKYVPNLHVLEAIASKLGVPVDHFLTLTTCYNSEYIETTYEMIEQLSLNEEYEELNRLTAQLIDCGEAVEFPNWFKDYIRIHHLFSEFQCKKKDAKTTLKKLKCMAGCLPFEQSIQTKFHLYLGIIHSHMKKYSYSETLDYLQKSLASVEGIKGKNTYLHKKNLKIYILYQKAIIELNYHHYDAALKDIGQGLQLSRNYACTAYVGQFLYYKGLCLEKKGVPFKNILKHYQEAHFFASFTNNLPFKKLLSDKLSVRKEESYGFYN; encoded by the coding sequence ATGATGGATAATCGAATTGGCATGGAGATCCGGAACTTAAGAAAGAAACTTGGCATGTCGCAAGAAAATATTAGCTCTAGCGTTGTCAGCCAATCGGCAATAAGCAAAATTGAAAATGGAAAGTACGTCCCAAACTTACACGTGCTTGAAGCCATTGCTTCTAAGCTAGGGGTGCCTGTCGACCATTTTTTAACGCTCACCACGTGCTACAATAGTGAATACATCGAAACCACTTATGAAATGATTGAGCAACTCTCGTTAAATGAAGAGTACGAGGAACTGAACAGGCTAACTGCACAATTAATTGACTGTGGCGAGGCGGTGGAATTCCCTAATTGGTTTAAGGATTATATAAGGATCCATCATCTATTCTCTGAATTCCAATGCAAGAAAAAGGATGCTAAGACCACATTAAAGAAATTAAAATGCATGGCTGGCTGTTTGCCATTTGAACAGTCTATTCAAACAAAGTTCCATTTATATTTAGGCATTATCCATTCCCACATGAAAAAATATTCATATAGCGAAACGTTAGACTACTTACAAAAAAGCCTTGCATCCGTTGAAGGAATTAAAGGAAAGAACACCTATTTGCACAAAAAAAACTTAAAAATCTATATTTTGTACCAAAAAGCAATCATTGAACTGAACTACCATCACTATGATGCTGCTTTAAAAGATATAGGACAAGGCCTGCAATTATCTAGGAATTATGCTTGTACGGCGTATGTCGGGCAATTTCTTTATTATAAAGGTCTTTGTTTAGAAAAAAAAGGCGTTCCCTTCAAAAACATTTTAAAGCACTACCAGGAAGCCCATTTTTTTGCTAGCTTTACAAATAATTTGCCTTTCAAAAAACTGCTATCAGACAAACTCTCGGTCAGAAAGGAAGAATCATATGGGTTCTACAACTGA
- a CDS encoding ABC transporter ATP-binding protein, with protein MEKEALLSVKGLRTEFYTEHGAIPSVNGVTFSIKRGETVAVVGESGCGKSVTSLSIMGLISAPGKVVAGEIEFNGNDLTAISDSEYRKLRGNELSMIFQEPLTSLNPLFTIGNQLSEVILLHQNVMKAEAKQQSINMLKKVGIPRAEQVYRSYPHALSGGMRQRVMIAIALACSPKLLIADEPTTALDVTIQAQILHLLRTLVKENGTAILLITHDLGVVAEMADTVIVMYAGQVVEQTDVITLFEQPAHPYTVGLLASTPKIDEHQQTLPSIEGTVPTPDTMPTGCRFSPRCPKAMARCKQEAPPMFEATKGHYVRCWLFDEKGGAAV; from the coding sequence ATGGAAAAAGAAGCGCTCTTGTCAGTGAAAGGGCTTAGGACCGAGTTTTATACAGAACATGGCGCGATCCCGTCGGTAAATGGTGTTACATTCTCCATTAAACGAGGGGAAACAGTGGCAGTCGTCGGCGAGTCGGGCTGCGGAAAAAGCGTAACATCGCTCTCGATCATGGGGCTCATTAGCGCTCCAGGAAAAGTCGTTGCTGGCGAAATTGAATTTAACGGCAACGACTTGACGGCGATCAGCGACAGCGAGTACCGCAAGCTGCGTGGAAATGAACTGTCGATGATTTTCCAAGAGCCCCTCACATCGTTAAACCCGTTATTTACAATCGGCAACCAACTGTCGGAAGTGATTTTGCTTCACCAAAACGTAATGAAAGCAGAGGCCAAGCAACAAAGCATCAATATGCTTAAAAAAGTCGGCATTCCTAGAGCGGAACAAGTTTATCGTTCTTACCCCCATGCTTTAAGCGGCGGCATGCGCCAACGTGTGATGATTGCCATTGCCCTAGCTTGTAGCCCGAAACTGCTCATTGCCGATGAGCCGACGACTGCGCTTGATGTCACGATTCAAGCACAAATTTTGCACTTGCTGCGGACGCTTGTGAAGGAAAATGGCACAGCGATTTTGCTCATTACCCATGATCTTGGCGTCGTCGCTGAAATGGCCGACACAGTGATCGTCATGTACGCTGGACAAGTAGTCGAACAAACCGATGTCATCACGCTTTTTGAACAACCAGCACATCCGTATACGGTCGGGCTGTTGGCAAGCACGCCGAAAATCGACGAACACCAACAAACGTTGCCCTCGATCGAAGGCACAGTGCCGACACCAGACACGATGCCAACAGGCTGCCGCTTTTCGCCCCGTTGCCCAAAGGCGATGGCTCGCTGTAAACAGGAAGCACCTCCGATGTTCGAAGCAACAAAGGGCCACTATGTCCGTTGCTGGTTGTTTGATGAGAAGGGAGGGGCGGCTGTATGA
- a CDS encoding M20 family metallopeptidase → MNIIGKTDMLRLLETLVNIDSGSYYKTGVDAVGKKLIRAFEPLGFKAAVYKQPTYGNHVLLQHVEATQPAILLLAHMDTVYPVGTVKERPFSIKGERAYGPGVIDMKGSHVTAFAALKALCNANPHAAKNVALLLTSDEEIGAPTGRPLIEEHGKGKRALLVMEPARKDGSLVTARRGGGRFTLDVSGKAAHAGVEPEKGRSAIAELAAKIIKLHALSDHDAGISINAGLIEGGTSVNTVASRAKAQIDVRISKLNQAEPLEKRIRAICQQPWLDGTTITVTGGVTRPPMERNRDTMELISLIKAIGTSMGLHVTETATGGSSDASFTSALGIPTIDGMGPVGGNQHSEEEYLEIESLEERALLLAYTIEALSAKTK, encoded by the coding sequence ATGAACATCATTGGCAAAACGGACATGCTCCGCTTGCTTGAAACACTCGTAAACATTGATAGCGGCTCGTACTATAAAACAGGGGTGGACGCTGTCGGTAAAAAATTAATCCGCGCTTTTGAACCATTAGGGTTTAAAGCAGCTGTGTACAAACAGCCAACCTATGGAAACCACGTATTATTGCAACATGTGGAAGCAACGCAACCAGCGATTTTGTTATTGGCCCACATGGACACCGTCTATCCGGTCGGCACCGTCAAAGAAAGGCCGTTTTCCATTAAAGGAGAACGAGCGTATGGGCCAGGGGTGATTGACATGAAAGGCAGCCACGTCACCGCTTTCGCAGCACTAAAGGCACTGTGTAACGCCAACCCGCATGCAGCGAAAAACGTCGCCCTTTTGCTGACGAGCGATGAAGAAATTGGCGCCCCTACAGGCAGGCCGCTCATTGAAGAACATGGAAAAGGAAAAAGAGCCTTGCTCGTTATGGAACCAGCGAGAAAAGATGGCTCCCTTGTCACCGCAAGGAGAGGCGGCGGACGGTTTACATTAGATGTCAGCGGCAAAGCAGCCCATGCCGGTGTCGAGCCGGAAAAAGGCCGCAGCGCCATTGCTGAGTTAGCCGCTAAAATAATCAAACTGCACGCCCTCTCTGACCACGACGCAGGCATTAGCATTAACGCTGGCCTCATTGAAGGCGGCACATCCGTCAACACCGTTGCCAGCCGTGCAAAAGCGCAAATCGATGTCCGCATTTCGAAGCTGAACCAAGCAGAACCGTTGGAGAAGCGCATTCGCGCCATTTGCCAACAACCATGGCTTGACGGCACCACCATTACAGTAACAGGCGGAGTAACACGGCCACCAATGGAACGGAATCGCGACACGATGGAACTCATTTCCCTCATAAAAGCCATTGGCACCTCAATGGGCTTACATGTAACAGAAACAGCAACAGGCGGCAGTTCCGACGCTTCCTTCACATCGGCCCTCGGCATTCCGACCATTGACGGCATGGGCCCAGTCGGGGGAAACCAACATAGCGAAGAAGAATATTTGGAAATCGAATCGCTCGAAGAACGTGCCCTGCTGTTGGCTTACACAATCGAAGCGTTGTCAGCTAAAACGAAATAG
- a CDS encoding ABC transporter permease, whose protein sequence is MALQLERLPRIEKRRPHRAIKRWARLLLRSKTGTVGLAIVAAVIVMAVFASLLAPYDPNEMNPANMLQPPVWVDGGTAAHILGTDNLGRDILSRVIYGSQISLLVGIAAVAVAGFIGVTIGIVSGYYGGWVDSFFMRLVDSFLSIPNILFALVILSVFGPSVWTLIIVLGVTNWVNYARLVRGEVLSLKEREFVKAARSIGVKNGMLMFRHLLPNVLPAFIVISTLSVATTIILEASLSFLGLGIQPPDVSWGGILSDGRDYLATSWWLATFPGLAITITVLGIIFLGDWLRDVLDPRSQSRR, encoded by the coding sequence ATGGCATTGCAATTGGAACGGCTCCCGAGAATCGAGAAACGACGTCCCCATCGCGCCATAAAACGGTGGGCACGGCTCCTGCTCCGCAGCAAAACCGGGACTGTCGGATTGGCGATTGTCGCCGCTGTTATCGTGATGGCCGTATTTGCCAGCCTCTTGGCGCCCTACGATCCTAACGAAATGAACCCGGCCAACATGCTTCAGCCGCCTGTTTGGGTTGATGGGGGAACAGCTGCCCATATTCTTGGGACTGATAATTTAGGGCGCGATATTTTAAGCCGCGTCATTTACGGTTCGCAAATTTCGCTTCTTGTCGGGATTGCCGCTGTCGCCGTCGCTGGTTTCATCGGCGTGACGATTGGCATCGTTTCCGGCTATTATGGAGGCTGGGTTGATTCGTTTTTTATGCGCCTTGTCGACTCGTTTTTGTCTATTCCGAACATCTTATTTGCCCTTGTTATTTTAAGCGTGTTCGGTCCGAGTGTGTGGACATTGATTATCGTCCTTGGCGTTACCAATTGGGTAAACTACGCCCGCCTTGTCCGCGGGGAAGTACTGTCGTTAAAAGAAAGGGAATTTGTGAAAGCCGCCCGCTCGATTGGCGTTAAAAATGGCATGCTCATGTTTCGCCATTTGTTGCCGAATGTGCTGCCTGCCTTCATTGTCATTTCAACGCTCAGTGTAGCGACGACGATTATTCTTGAAGCGTCGCTCAGTTTTTTAGGCCTTGGCATCCAACCGCCTGACGTGTCTTGGGGCGGAATTTTGAGCGATGGGCGTGATTATTTGGCTACGAGCTGGTGGTTGGCAACTTTTCCAGGCTTAGCAATCACGATTACAGTGCTTGGCATTATTTTCTTAGGTGATTGGTTGCGTGATGTGCTCGATCCACGTAGCCAAAGCCGGCGGTAA
- a CDS encoding ABC transporter ATP-binding protein, translating into MSDVLLEAKGITKHFPVSEGVLKRKKALLRAVDGVDLTIYSGETLGIVGESGCGKSTLGNVLMRLLEPTSGELTFDGSPFLTLRGEALRQKRADMQMVFQDPFSSLNPRMKVIDIIAEPLKTHKKAQGKQLVERVYELLDIVGLDRSYAGRYPHEFSGGQRQRIGIARAIALKPKLVICDEPVSALDVSIQAQILNLLARLQKEFQLTFLFIAHGLPAIKHISDRIAVMYLGKVVELADKDDLFNQPLHPYTAGLISAVPVTDPRKRHQRQRIIPEGDMPSPVRPPSGCRFHTRCPYAQERCAVEEPVLVEKAAGHQVACHFPLMNRPGGAPDEHHWQNGHAPLA; encoded by the coding sequence ATGAGCGATGTATTATTGGAAGCAAAGGGAATTACGAAGCATTTTCCAGTTAGCGAAGGCGTCCTCAAACGAAAAAAAGCGCTGCTCCGCGCCGTAGACGGTGTCGATTTAACGATTTATTCAGGGGAAACACTCGGTATTGTTGGTGAATCTGGCTGTGGCAAGTCCACATTAGGGAATGTCTTGATGCGGTTGCTTGAACCAACAAGCGGCGAATTGACATTTGACGGCAGCCCGTTTTTAACGTTAAGGGGAGAAGCATTGCGGCAAAAGCGGGCCGATATGCAAATGGTTTTCCAAGATCCGTTCTCTTCTTTAAATCCACGGATGAAAGTAATCGACATTATTGCCGAACCGTTAAAGACACATAAAAAAGCACAAGGCAAACAGTTGGTTGAACGTGTTTATGAATTGCTTGACATTGTTGGATTGGATCGTTCCTATGCAGGGCGCTATCCCCATGAATTTAGCGGCGGACAGCGCCAGCGAATTGGCATCGCCCGAGCGATTGCCTTGAAACCGAAGCTAGTGATTTGCGATGAGCCCGTGTCGGCACTGGATGTCTCGATCCAAGCACAAATTTTAAATTTGCTGGCGCGGCTGCAAAAAGAATTTCAATTAACATTTCTGTTTATTGCCCATGGGCTCCCGGCGATCAAGCATATTAGCGACCGTATCGCTGTTATGTATTTAGGCAAAGTCGTCGAGCTTGCCGATAAAGATGATTTATTTAATCAGCCGCTCCACCCATATACAGCAGGCTTAATTAGCGCCGTGCCGGTCACTGACCCACGAAAGCGCCATCAACGACAGCGAATCATTCCTGAAGGCGATATGCCAAGCCCCGTTCGTCCACCGAGCGGCTGCCGCTTCCATACACGCTGCCCGTATGCCCAGGAACGTTGCGCTGTCGAGGAACCTGTATTAGTTGAAAAAGCGGCTGGCCATCAAGTCGCTTGCCATTTTCCATTAATGAATCGGCCAGGAGGTGCGCCAGATGAACATCATTGGCAAAACGGACATGCTCCGCTTGCTTGA
- a CDS encoding helix-turn-helix domain-containing protein, which translates to MAELNDRLRELRKAHQLTQQEVASFLGITESAYGFYEQGRNEPSIAKLKQLAEKYNVSIAYIAGETDIKAAPSDKVKENGSAYTFTNLDEEEKEFLGEQLELFRRLKKKKGH; encoded by the coding sequence ATGGCTGAACTGAATGACCGCTTACGAGAGCTGCGGAAAGCTCACCAGCTAACGCAACAAGAAGTCGCTTCGTTCCTTGGCATTACGGAAAGTGCATACGGCTTTTACGAACAAGGGCGCAACGAACCTTCGATTGCCAAATTAAAGCAGCTCGCCGAAAAATATAATGTTTCCATTGCGTATATTGCGGGAGAAACAGACATTAAAGCCGCACCGTCCGACAAAGTAAAAGAAAACGGCTCTGCTTATACGTTCACGAATTTAGATGAGGAAGAAAAAGAATTTTTAGGTGAACAGCTTGAATTGTTTCGCAGGCTTAAAAAGAAAAAAGGCCATTAA
- a CDS encoding ABC transporter ATP-binding protein, with protein MGSTTERQVQLKEFVSLMHLYRPSLWLLGLALFLVLMETALSLAVPLLTMNLVDITVESNFSGTTAALIAGVFIVQIILSGISMYMMIYIGQIMVAKLRKDLWHKVLRLPVSFYDQNSSGETMSRITHDTNVIKNFFTDQLIPFLSGTIKILGSIIILFALNWSITLLLLLIVPVSLAVLKPLGRKTYKVSKALQDETASFQGDLGRVLSDIRLVKSSIAEDPETSQGNNRIDQLLKHGLDTGKIMAIISPLMTTITLLVLVVVFGYGGIQVANGVLSAGTLVAIVFYMFQIIPPISQMGHFFTQLQKAKGATERITYIMEEELESQSVSGVSYTHNQETVARVNGIRFANVSFSYPNGNHILKNVSFTANAGEVTAIVGPSGAGKTTLFSLIERFYPPSEGTIEYDNQPINYFDVHDWRQNIAYVAQDSPLMAGTIRYNLTYGHAEKSSDADIHVALEKANLSSFIASLPDGLETEVGERGILVSGGQRQRLAIARAILRNPQILLLDEATAHLDSHSEFLVQEALNQLMLSRTTLVIAHRLSTVQHADKLVVVQSGEITGEGTHDELIEHHQFYRELVDRQLYKKESPELIN; from the coding sequence ATGGGTTCTACAACTGAACGACAGGTTCAATTAAAAGAGTTCGTTTCCCTGATGCATCTTTACCGCCCCTCACTATGGCTACTTGGGCTAGCTCTGTTCTTAGTCCTGATGGAGACGGCGCTATCTCTTGCTGTCCCCCTATTAACAATGAACCTTGTGGACATAACCGTTGAATCAAATTTCAGCGGCACAACCGCTGCCCTAATCGCAGGCGTCTTTATCGTGCAAATCATTCTGTCAGGCATCTCTATGTATATGATGATCTACATTGGCCAGATAATGGTGGCAAAATTACGTAAAGATCTTTGGCACAAAGTGTTACGATTGCCAGTCTCATTTTATGACCAGAATAGCTCTGGAGAAACAATGAGCAGAATTACCCATGACACAAATGTTATTAAAAATTTTTTTACCGACCAATTGATTCCTTTTTTATCGGGAACGATTAAAATACTTGGTTCGATTATTATCCTGTTTGCATTAAATTGGAGCATTACGCTTCTCTTATTATTGATTGTCCCTGTGTCGCTAGCTGTATTAAAACCACTAGGTAGAAAAACATACAAAGTGTCGAAAGCGTTGCAAGATGAGACAGCTTCATTTCAAGGGGATTTAGGGCGTGTGTTGTCGGATATCAGGTTAGTCAAATCGTCTATAGCGGAAGACCCGGAAACGTCTCAGGGCAACAACAGAATCGATCAACTGTTAAAACATGGATTGGACACCGGAAAAATAATGGCCATTATTTCTCCATTGATGACAACCATTACCTTGTTAGTATTAGTCGTCGTCTTTGGTTACGGGGGGATACAAGTTGCCAATGGGGTCTTATCGGCCGGCACATTAGTTGCGATTGTTTTTTACATGTTCCAGATTATCCCTCCAATCTCACAAATGGGCCACTTTTTTACGCAATTGCAAAAAGCAAAAGGCGCAACAGAACGGATCACATATATTATGGAGGAGGAATTGGAATCTCAATCGGTGTCAGGTGTATCTTATACACACAATCAAGAAACAGTTGCCCGCGTAAACGGCATTCGATTTGCCAATGTGTCTTTCTCCTATCCGAATGGCAACCATATCCTGAAAAATGTAAGTTTCACCGCTAATGCCGGTGAAGTAACGGCAATTGTCGGGCCTAGCGGTGCAGGCAAAACCACCTTATTTTCATTAATTGAACGATTTTATCCACCAAGCGAAGGGACGATAGAGTACGATAATCAACCAATCAATTACTTTGATGTCCATGATTGGAGACAAAACATTGCCTATGTTGCCCAAGATTCTCCGCTAATGGCGGGTACGATTCGCTACAATCTTACGTATGGCCATGCTGAAAAAAGCAGCGATGCCGACATTCACGTAGCCTTAGAAAAAGCAAATTTATCTTCATTTATTGCCTCTTTGCCAGACGGCTTAGAAACAGAAGTGGGTGAAAGGGGCATTTTAGTATCTGGCGGGCAAAGACAAAGGCTTGCGATCGCTCGGGCCATTTTACGAAATCCGCAAATTTTATTGTTAGACGAGGCCACCGCCCATCTTGACAGCCATTCGGAATTTTTAGTACAAGAAGCGCTCAATCAACTCATGCTTTCTAGGACAACGCTAGTAATTGCCCATCGATTGTCGACCGTGCAGCATGCAGACAAATTGGTCGTTGTCCAGAGCGGGGAAATAACAGGCGAAGGAACACACGATGAGTTAATCGAGCACCACCAATTTTATCGTGAACTTGTCGATCGCCAATTATATAAGAAAGAATCTCCCGAGTTGATCAACTAA
- a CDS encoding class D sortase, producing the protein MRKRTFFIGMLLIIAGLALVAVPLTKEWQQANGVAQLEKALAAVQTGETIEETDGEATIGETDESPSPWTKEQLEAVMELEIPAIDLKQYILDETTDENLALTLTQIKQEQVPGEGNFAVAGHRGYRGDRHFRQLLNVQKGDEIRLHADDGKTYIYVVKSTEIIEPTDVDVLNDGEQPEITLITCTLSGQQRVAVKGDLIDVIEA; encoded by the coding sequence TTGCGAAAAAGGACATTTTTTATAGGAATGTTGCTCATCATTGCGGGACTGGCGCTTGTCGCTGTCCCGCTAACAAAAGAGTGGCAGCAGGCAAATGGAGTGGCTCAACTAGAAAAAGCGCTAGCCGCTGTCCAAACGGGAGAAACGATTGAAGAGACGGATGGAGAAGCGACCATTGGAGAGACGGATGAGTCACCATCCCCTTGGACAAAAGAACAGTTAGAGGCAGTGATGGAACTGGAAATCCCTGCAATTGACTTAAAACAGTATATACTTGATGAAACAACGGATGAAAACTTGGCCTTAACGCTAACGCAAATAAAGCAAGAACAAGTGCCAGGAGAAGGAAACTTTGCTGTCGCGGGCCATCGTGGCTACCGAGGCGACAGGCATTTCCGGCAATTGCTAAATGTGCAAAAAGGCGATGAAATTCGCCTTCATGCCGATGACGGCAAAACGTATATTTATGTGGTCAAGAGCACGGAAATTATCGAACCAACTGATGTAGACGTGTTAAACGATGGAGAGCAGCCGGAAATTACATTAATTACGTGTACGTTATCGGGCCAGCAGCGTGTAGCGGTGAAAGGCGACTTAATTGATGTGATTGAAGCGTAG
- a CDS encoding ABC transporter substrate-binding protein yields MKYAYLILAVVGLVLSGCGGGTAEEDTMALDEGAASVDENNKTLTIALGTDIVTFDIHDHNNTSTEAVHDNMFNYLFKRDENNVIQPELVDTFTQIDDVTVEMTLKEGVTFHNGDTLTAEDVKFTLERVATDETLQEYPNYRQIKEVDTIDERTFQIITHEPEPSLLHRLSRLGSGILPKRYIEEEGWDHFLAHPIGTGPYEFKEWVRDSRIVLTPYDDYFEGPVEEWDEVVFRIIPENSTRVSELLTGGVDIAVNIPPADWDRVNGNAGTAMKSETSNRTMMLILRATDGYPTADVRVRKALNLAIDNGAITDSALRGAGTPTKTRVAPGNFGAEESLYDTYDYDPEEAKRLLEEAGYGDGFEMTLHSPRGRYLQDAEIAELIGGMLQAINVSVNVELMEWSNFVEMRQAGANKDAYLIGLGNSMFDGAYSVDWYRSDRFVGQTDYKNKEIDALLEASAVNMDQTERAEQLKEIQRIADEELPHIMLHQETVNYGVNDRIDFVPKMDEMIYAPEIKRK; encoded by the coding sequence ATGAAATATGCATATCTCATTTTAGCGGTTGTAGGATTGGTGCTGTCCGGCTGCGGCGGCGGGACGGCGGAAGAAGATACGATGGCCTTGGATGAGGGGGCTGCGTCTGTGGATGAAAACAATAAAACGTTAACGATTGCCCTTGGCACCGACATCGTCACATTTGATATCCATGACCACAACAATACGTCAACAGAAGCTGTCCATGACAACATGTTTAACTATTTATTCAAACGTGACGAAAACAATGTCATCCAGCCAGAGCTCGTTGATACATTTACGCAAATCGATGACGTCACCGTCGAAATGACATTAAAAGAAGGTGTGACTTTCCACAATGGCGATACACTCACAGCAGAAGACGTGAAATTTACACTTGAACGTGTCGCTACAGATGAAACGCTGCAAGAATATCCGAATTATCGGCAAATTAAGGAAGTCGACACCATCGATGAACGGACTTTCCAGATCATTACGCACGAACCTGAGCCATCTTTGTTGCACCGTTTGTCACGACTTGGGTCAGGCATCCTGCCGAAACGCTACATTGAAGAAGAAGGGTGGGACCATTTTCTCGCCCATCCAATTGGGACAGGACCGTATGAATTTAAAGAATGGGTCCGTGATTCACGGATTGTGTTGACGCCTTATGACGATTATTTTGAAGGGCCAGTAGAAGAGTGGGATGAAGTCGTCTTCCGCATTATTCCAGAAAATTCAACCCGCGTATCGGAGCTGCTGACAGGCGGAGTCGATATCGCCGTCAACATCCCGCCTGCTGATTGGGACCGGGTCAACGGCAATGCAGGGACAGCGATGAAATCAGAGACGTCCAACCGGACGATGATGCTAATTCTCCGGGCGACAGACGGCTACCCGACTGCCGATGTCCGCGTCCGCAAAGCGCTTAATTTGGCAATTGACAACGGGGCGATTACGGACAGCGCCTTGCGCGGGGCAGGGACGCCGACTAAAACGCGCGTAGCGCCAGGCAATTTTGGTGCGGAGGAATCTTTGTATGATACGTATGACTATGATCCTGAAGAAGCAAAGCGTCTCCTTGAAGAAGCTGGTTATGGCGATGGATTTGAAATGACGCTCCATTCCCCTAGGGGGCGCTATTTGCAAGATGCTGAAATAGCCGAGTTGATTGGCGGCATGCTGCAAGCGATCAATGTCAGCGTCAATGTCGAGCTGATGGAATGGAGCAATTTCGTCGAAATGCGCCAAGCAGGCGCCAATAAAGATGCTTATTTGATCGGCTTAGGAAATTCAATGTTTGACGGCGCTTACAGTGTCGACTGGTACCGCTCTGATCGTTTTGTCGGCCAAACTGACTATAAAAATAAAGAGATAGACGCATTGCTCGAAGCTTCGGCTGTCAATATGGACCAAACCGAACGGGCTGAGCAACTGAAAGAAATCCAGCGCATTGCCGATGAAGAGCTGCCCCATATAATGCTTCATCAAGAGACCGTCAATTATGGTGTCAATGATCGGATTGATTTTGTCCCAAAAATGGATGAAATGATCTACGCACCTGAAATTAAGAGAAAATAA